From the genome of Symphalangus syndactylus isolate Jambi chromosome 13, NHGRI_mSymSyn1-v2.1_pri, whole genome shotgun sequence:
gccgaggtagcgccgttgcactccagcctgggtgacagagcgagactccgtctcaaaataaaataaaataaaacaaataaataaataaaagactctGTTGCAGGGCACAGGGTCtcaccctgctgcccaggctggagcgcaatggcgtgatcatagctcactgcaacctcaaccacctgggcttaggtaatcctcccatctcagcctactgaatagctgggaccacaggtgtgcaccaccatgcccagctaatttttaaagtttttgtagaggccaggtctcactatgttgcccaggctggtctcaaactcctgggctcaagtgatcctccagcctcagcctctcaaagtgctgggattacaggcatgagccactgcacccagccccatttctaaaataataacagtaataggaTAACGGCAGCCGATGTCATTTGAACACTTAAaatatgccagacattgtgcttAGAACTGTTAGCGTGAGTGAGcacatttaattttgtttaattttgaaagCTATCCTGTGAGGTAAGtcgatactcttttttttttttttttgagacggagtcttgctctgttacccaggctggagtgcagtagcgcaatctcggctcactgaaagctctgccttccaggttcatgccattctcctgcctcagcctccccagtagctgggactataggcgcacgccgccacgcctggccaatttttttgtatttttagtagagacagggtttcaccgtgttagccaggatggtcttgatctcctgacctcgtgatctgcctgccttggcctcccaaagtgctaggattacaggcatgagccaccatgcctggccttttttttgagatggagtttcactcttgttgcccaggctggagtgcagttacctgatctcggcttactacaacctctgcctcccgggttcaagcgattctcctgcctcagcctcccaagtagctgggattacaggcgtgtgccaccacacccagctaattcttgtatttttagtagagatggggttacaccatgttggctagactggtctcgaactcctgacctgaggtgatccgcccaccttggcctcccaaagtgctgggattacaggcctgagccatcacgcctggcctgatactctgttattcccattttacagatgaggaaactgagactcagagaggttaagtggattgcccaaggtcacacgggCAGGAATGAGTCCAAGGAGCCTGGGATTTAATCCCAGGGACCATAGAATCATGTCACCTTCCATAGAGATACAGAGAGACTTTGAGGCAAGAGGGTGGGGAAGGAAATTAGGGGCTTTTAACTAAATGAACACACACCCTTCCCATCCTGCAGAATGAGTCTGGAGAACGGCCTGTTTGTTTCACCCCCAGGGAGTGCATTATCCCCATAGCTGTCATCTGGGGCCATGACACTCCCACTCTCCTCTGTTCCAGGAGCTGGAAAAGCTAGGCCTTGGTGACAGTGTGGACCTGCACGTGTACGAGATTCCGGTTGAGTACCAAACAGTCCAGAGACTCATCCCCGCCCTGTGGGAGAAGCACAGTCCACAGGTGAGTGGTGCTAAGAAGCGGCACTTCCTCATCAGGACTTACAGGTTGGCACCCTTCGTGTGGAGGATTTAGGTGGCTTTGTTCCTGATCGGATCACGTGACCAATGCCACAGAGCCTTGTCTTCAAAAGAGcttttcaggccgggcatggtggctcacgcttgtaatcccagcacgttgggaggccgaggcaggtggataacctgaactcaggagttcgcgaccagcctgggtaacatggcgagtccctgtctttactaaaaatacaaaaaattagccgggtgcgatggtgggcgcctgtaatcccagctactcgggaggctgaggcgggagaatcgcttgaacccaggaggcggaggttgcggtgagtcaagattgcgccactgtactccagcctgggcagcagagcaagactctgtctcaaaaaaacaaacccaaagggCTATCCAGGCCAagggtagtggctcatgcctgtaatcccagcactttggaaggttgaggcaggaggattgcttgagtctaggagtttgagaccagcctgggcagcatagtgagatcccatctctacaaaaaaatttaaaaattaggcatgatggtacatgcttatagtcccagctactcagaaggctgaggcaggatgattgcttgagcccaggaatttaagactgcggtgagccaagatttttatgccacttcactccagcctgggcaacagaacaagatcctgtctcttaaaaaaacaaagaagactgggcatggtggctcacacctgtaatccgagcactttgggatgctgaggcaggcagatcatcagaggtcaggagtttgagaccagcctggccaacatggtgaaactctctctactaaaaatacaaaattagccaggtgtggtggcgcatgcctgtaatcccagctacttgggagacagaggccagaaaatcgcttgaacccaggaagaggaggttgcagtgagctgagatcgtgccaccgcactccagcctgggcaacagagcaagactt
Proteins encoded in this window:
- the PGPEP1 gene encoding pyroglutamyl-peptidase 1 isoform X12, which gives rise to MEQPRKAVVVTGFGPFGEHTVNASWIAVQELEKLGLGDSVDLHVYEIPVEYQTVQRLIPALWEKHSPQEKTLPCQR